CTATCAGCTAAACAAACTTTTTCCAATATGCTCCATATTTCTTCATCTGAATAACTATCATCTAAAGTGATGTTATATCGAATTGAACCGCTGAAAATAGATGTTTGTTGACTCACATATCCAATCTCTTTGGAGAAGTTAATATCATCCTGTATTTCAAGAGGATTTCCATCGATTAAAACTTTATCGTGGTTGGATTGTAATTTTCCTAGTAGCAACTTGATTATAGTAGATTTTCCTGAACCACTTTTACCGATTACGGCATATTTTCCACCTTTATTTATATTAAAGTTGAAGTTTCTAATAACATGGTTATCTCCGAAACTATAATTAAAGTTTTTAAATTCAATATTTTCTTCAACGTGTGGATAAAGTGTTTCTTTAGCAGTCGCTTTAGTTATAACGCTATTTAATATTTCTTTTGTACCGATTACCTTAATATACAGATCAACCAATTGATTGATAGAAGTAAGGTATATACCTAGTATAGTAGATACCGAAGCTATTGTTCCGATAGTCAATTCATTTTTTAAAACCAAATAAATCGCAAAGATAAAAATTAATAATTCAAGTAATTTCTCGATACTTTGTAAAGTTAATTCACCAAATGCCATTAATTTAGAAATACTATACTGTTGATCTTCTTTTTGGATCTGACTAGTCTTAACATTTTTTGAGAATAAATTTATCTTACCGATATTTTTTAAATCTTCATAGCCTGTTAAATATTCCTTTAAAACTCCAGAGAATTTCCCTGATAAAATTGATAAATTTGTATATCCTACACTAATTTTTTTACCAAACTTACCGCTTATTAAAAACATAGCGACTGATGATAATAGGGCGAATACAACAAATTTCCAATTAATAAGCCATAAAAATACTACTGATGAGATAAATAATACAATAGCACTAAGTAAACCAGTTAATGGTGAGAATAAATATGCAGATAATAATTCAAGTTGATAAGTATATTTAGTCATATGTTCACCAGAGTCAACCTTATTAAATTCTGACTGAGACATAGTTTCTATGTTTTTACTAATTCTATCACCTAGATATATTTTCCATTGTTTAACTAATTGTGCAATTATAATTTTTAACCACGCTCTAAGCAATTCTACTATTATTAAAACACAAATAATAAAGCCAACTTTTGTCCATAGAGATCCTGTTTTGTATATTACAGAATCAACAATATCAACACGAGCGTATACAACATAAACAGTCCCTATTGATACTATTAGTGTCAAAATAAACATAATGCATAACTTTAATTTGTTCAATGTTATAACTTCTAAAATATTTTTAATCAAATTGCTCTCCTTTGAATAGATTACATAAATGTTGTTTGTATTTAAGTTACAAGCTTTATGTAACTTTAATTATACTGACTTTTTTTTTCGTGTCAAGATAATTAGAGTAAGTTTTCTGAAAATTATAAGTTTATATTGTTATCATCTATTTTTCATACTATAATAAAAGTATAAATATAAGTTGGTGTTTTATATAGTTCTCAAAATCTCCTTTAGTAGTTTGTTATTATTTAAGTGGAATTAAAAGTAGGAGGTATTTATGAAAAGATATATTTTAAAATTTAAATATAGGTTCTTATTAATTTGTTTTCTTATATTGTTAAGACAGTTATTTCTTATGAAGAGTAACTTTTTAAATGCAGATGCTATAACTGTGCTTACTAACAAAAATCTACATAGTTTCTTTGAAATTATCTTATTCTTATCAGTTACGTGGTTTGTTATTATAGTAATTGATAGAGTGGTAAAGGTAAGAGAGGAGATTTTTATTCAAGATATTGGAATAGATGTTAAAGATAATCTGTCTAGTAGCCTTATAGAATTAGATATTGAAAAGTATAAAGATAATTCATCTGGTGTTTATCAATCTTGGTTTAACAATGATATTCAAATGATTCAAGAAAAAGGTTTGAGAAATATATTTGCTATAATATACAGCCTTTCTGGTGTGGTATTTTCTCTTTATGCTCTATTGAAATATCACTGGATTATTTCTTTAATTACTATTATAGGAACAGGAATATTAATTTATCTTCCAAAAATTTTTAATAAAAAACTTCATAATATGGGAACAGAAGTTACTAAAGAAAATGAGAATTATGTTGCTTCGTTAGAGGAGACGATTCTAGACTATGATACGTATTTCTCTCTTAATAAATTACAAATAATTTCTAAAAGAATAGCTAATATAAGTAGAATTTTGAAAAATGTATTTGTTAAACAAAGTAAATTGGAAAGTAATTATTATATGCTTAACTTCGGCTTAAATGTCTTTTTCCAAGTGTTATTAGTTTTTGTTACAGGGTATTTAGTTGTTAAAGATAATTTGGAAATCGGTGCAGTTGCAGCCGTAGGAATGTTTGCTAATCTTGTATTTGATGGTATGAGCCAAGTAGGTTATAGAATAGCATTTATTAAAGGCGCAAAACCTATTTTCTCTAAGCATGATGAATTCATGTTAAATAATAAGGATACCTACTCACCTATTGAATATTCTTTAAGAGAAACATTATTTAAAATTAAAAACTTATATTTCAGTTATGGTGATAAAGAAATTCTAAATAATGTGAATCTTGATATAAAAGAGGGGAATAAATATTTAATAAGTGGAGATAGTGGCGTTGGTAAATCAACATTATTTAAAATAATTACAGGGCAATTAAGAAATTATGAAGGTAGTGTAGAGTATTGTAGTGTTGATTTGAAAAAATTATCTACTAAGCAAATACTAGAAAAACTAACTATAATTCAACAAGAAAATTTTGTATTTTCAGGCACTGTCAAAGATAACATAACTATGGGAGAAGTAGCTGAGGATAGTGAAGTAGCTAAATATTTAGAAAAAGTGGGCTTAACACAGAAAGACTTCTTATATTCAGAAGTAGAGGTTCATGGAAAAAATCTTTCAGGAGGACAACGCCAAAGATTGGCTATAGCTAGAGCGTTATTTAATGGTAAAAAAATACTTTTAATTGATGAAGGAACATCAGCTTTAGACAAAGAATCGGCGAAAAGTTTAGTAGAAATGCTGTTAGGAAATAAAGAATTAACGATAATAATGATTAGCCATGATATAAGTGATGAACTAAGAGGAAAATTTGATAATATTATAAAATTGTGATACAAGTGAAAGTTAGTAAAAAATGATATAGATTGAATAGAAAAATGAAAATAGGAGAGTGGCTAAAAAATCAATTTCTCCAAGAATAAGATTTTGAGTCACTCCCATTTGATAAGGAGGAAAAGCATGAGTTATAAGTTTATGAGTGATGCTTTAGATAATAATTTAATGCCAATAGGTAAAAGTGATTTTTTAAATTTATTTAAAGATTTAGAAATAGGAGAAGGCGATATCCTGATTGCGCACGTATCTCTTAGTAATTTTGGTTATATAATCGGCGGTGCAAGATGTATTTATGAAGCACTTATGGAAAGATTAGGAGAAAGTGGAACGCTCGTTGTTCCAACACAATCTTTAGAAAATATGTCTCCAGAGTATTGGGAATATCCTAAAGTTCCTAAGGAGTGGATAGAAAAAATTAAACAAGAAAGTTTATCTTATGATGTTAATCTATCTAGTACACGAGGTATGGGGAAATTTAGTGAGTTTGTTATGAATTTAACACACTCAGTTAGAAGTTCTCATCCACTATATTCTTTTTCAGCAGTAGGAGAAAAAGCACAGGAAATAATAAAAGAGCATCCATTAGATGATGGCTTAGGATATAATTCACCATTAGGGAGATTGTATGATCAAAATGCAAAAATTTTATTATTAGGAACTGATTTTGAATCCAATACAGCATTGCATCTTGCAGAATATTCACTAAATAGAAAAACAATAAAAGAAAGTGCAAATGTAGATGGAGAGTGGTTAGAATTTTCTAATATCGAATTAGATATATATGATGATTTCTTAACAGTTCAGAAAGAATTCATGAAAAATTATAAGGGAAGTTATCAAATAAAAGATATACAGAAAACATCAGTTCTTTGTATAGATTTAAAAAGTTGCGTAGATTTTGCGAAAGAATATTATAGAAGAAAAGAAGAAATAAATTCATAAAGTTAATACTGAATAATGTACACTTAGTTGATTTTAGAAATAGCTAGGTGTATATTGTTTTATTTTATTTAAGAAGTAATACAATGGCAATTCACAAAAAGTCTAAAATTAAAAAAAGTGTATATTGTAACTCATAGACAGAGGGGATATTTACTATAAAAACAAGGAATAATTTTTGGAAACCGTTTTTTATTTTATTGCTTTTATACAATGTTTATATTACAATAAAACTGTAAAAGTATACAAAAACATAAGGGAGGGAGTTAAATGGTAAATTTATTAACAGTGAAAAATTTAGCATACAAATATAAAAATTCTAGTAATTATGCGATTAAAAATATTTCTTTTTCTGCGGAAAAAGGAGATATGATTGCACTTATAGGTAAAAGTGGTTCAGGGAAAACTACGATAATTAATTCTACATTAGGATTGTTTTCTAATATCGAAGGAGAGGTATCTTTTGGTGAGGGTGTGTCTGTTCGAGATATAGATTACTGTATGCAAAATCAATCAGTAGATTGGTACTTAAATGTATATGACAATATTTATATGGGGGTATTATACTCTAAAAATACTATTAGCAAGAAAAGTGTAGATGAGATTATTGAGGTTCTAGGTTTAAAAGGTAAGGAGAAATCAGACTTAACAGAATTATCTGGAGGACAACTGCAGAGGGTACAAATAGCAAGAAGTTTGATATCAGATTCAAAAATTTTATTCTTAGATGAACCTACTACAGGATTGGATGTAGTATTATCAAAAAATATATTAGAATACATAAAAAATAATAATAAAGAACATGCTGTTTTTATATCTTCTCATGATTTAGATCTTATAGAAAAGTATTGTAATAAAATAATTTATATAAACGACGGAGAATGTTTATACTTTGGAGAAATGAGCACCTTCTTAAAAGAATATAATAAAGAAATAGTATACAATATTTCTTACAGTGGTGAAATAAGTAAAGATGTGGTAGAAAAACATAAAGATACTATTACAATCGTTGATGATAAAAATTTAAAAATTTTCTTGGAAAAAGAAGAGGAAATTTCAAATGTCTTAAAACTACTATTGGCAGAAAATATTACAATAGGAAGCCTGCAGAAAGAAGAAATTACCTTGAAGAGAATATTGGAATTGGAGGAGTAATTATATGAAAAATGTTATGAAGAATTTTTGGGCGACATCGTATATAGAATACAAGGCGATTGAAAATAATAAGCAGATTATATATACTCAGCTAATGGTTCCAATATTGTACTTTGTATTTTTTGGATTTGGAATAGGGAACTCTTTTTCAAGTTTAGCTTTTAAAGGAGAAAATGTTAGCTATATTGAATATATTTTCATTGGAATTATAGGAGTAATACTAAATTCTCAGATGAATCAGTCAGTTTATAGGGTGAATTTAGATAAAAAATGGGGACTCTTAGCGTATAAAAGAATAAAAGGAACATCAGCAATTTCATATTTTCTAGGAAAATTAGTATTTCCGTTAGGAATCACAATAGTGCAAGTATTATTAATCTACTTTTTATCGTTTTTCTTAGGGATAAAAATACAGATAGGTCCTTTTCTAAAAGTATTAATTATTGTAATTATTAGTCTAGTATTTTGGTTTTCTCTTGGGGTTATTATCTCATTAGGAACTGTATCGTATAGAACTAGAGACCTTATCTTAGGAACATTATTACTACCGATAATTTTTGCCGCACCGACTTTTTATAGTTTAGATAATTCTAAGGTGCTATACTATATATCAAAACTTAATCCATTAACTTACCAATTAACGAGCATGAGAACTGTAATTTTTGATATGGATCTTGATATAAATACATATATTACAATATTTTTAAGTCTAATAATGTTTGTTTTAGCAATAAGCGTGATAATAAGATCAGAATTATTAGGTGATGAGAGATAAAAAATGTACACTTAGTTGTTTTAGAGATGACTAAGTGTACATTTGTATTTATATGAAATGTATTACTGAGATTTTCGTATTGATACCATTATATTTTCATATTACAATAAAGGTGTAAAGTTTAACAGCACTATAAACATATATAAAATATGAAACTTCTAATGTAAGAGGAGGTTATTGGTAATGGACAGTATAATAGGATCTATCGTTGCAACTATAACTATTGCTTTTCTATATTTTATGTTTAGAAGAAAATCTCTCCCCATTTTCAAAAAGAATAAGCAACAATTGCTAATAGGATTGATACCAATTGTTATATTTTGTATTTTCTTTCCAAAAGTGATTAAAATAGCTATAATTTTTTTAGTAGTTGAGATTATTTTATATATAATAGATTATCTCAATGAGAAGAAAAATTCTACGAAATAAGAGTATATATTCCTTCAAAAAATAGTATAGTGATTTTTGGAGAATTCTACAATGGAAGAATTAAAATTAGAGAGTTTTTATTTAAACGAAAATGAATTTAAAATGGTGTATAATAAAAGTATATTTAATATATGAGTGTTGTGAATTGATAACTTGTTAGATTGAAGAAAATAAAAAATGAATAAATAACTTGATTAAGAAAATTCTTAAAACTATTTTTTATCATAACATAGTTAATTGAAATTATTGAAAGGGATGTAATTGTTACATTCATAATAGTGTTTTTAAAGTTTATAAATTAAATAAATTGATGGATTTGTTATTTGGTTATTAACTTATAAATTTAGATGATTTTGTAATTGTACTTGTTAAAATAAAGAAAAAGTTTATTTTGAATTTTGTTAATATATAAGAGAAAGAGAGTGAATAAAAATGAATAAACAATATTATCTTTGTACTGAAATTTTAAGTGAAGGAAGTTCAGTTGCACTAGCTTTTGACGTTAATTGGGACTTAGACATTAGTGATCTAGTTAGAGTAAAACTTATACTAAATCCTAGTGAAGTTTTTGATAGTTTTATGTTAGATGTTTATGATAATTTAGATGGTTTAAATCAAGAAGATATAAATGATTTTTTTAATTCGGAAACATCGGAATCATTGCTTTTGGGATTAATTCAATTAATAAAAGAGAAATTATTTTTTAATCCTCTGGATATAAAGGGTGCGTTATTGACATCTTCTGAAGATATGATAATGATAGATTTATTAATTAAAGTTGATCCTTCAGATTATAGTATAAGTTCTACTGATTTTTATTTAGTGTTTGGCTTGGCTTTTTCTGAATTAACTTTTAGTTCGATAATAGGAAGTTTTCTATTAAAAAAAGGACATGAGCTACATCATCTTTATTACGAGGAGTAAACTTAGATTACTTCTCTATATTTATTGGAATACCTCAAAATATGGAAATCATATCAGATTGATATGATTTTCCCTTTTTCACTATGAGAGAGCAGTGTAATCTGATATAATGTATAGAACTGAAACATATAAATTGATAAGATTATAGATTAATTAAAATCTACTAAAGGAACTTTTGTATGATAAAATTAGTTGTTACAGAAATAACAACGTAAAGTAGAATACAAATAAACGTTATTGAAGTCTTTCTATTAAGAGATTGGAATGTAATTAGTTGTTGAAAAGTACAGGTCGGAATATTTTAGGAAATGGAGAAAGTGATGGATAATATAATAGATGTAAAAGGTCTAAAAAGAAGTTTTAAGACTCTGAAAAACGGTGAATTTGAAGCTATAAAAGGAATAGAATTTTCAGTGAAAGAAGGAGAAATTTTTGGTTTGTTAGGACCTAATGGTGCAGGTAAAACAACAACAATAAAAATTTTAACTACGATGCTTGCACCAAGTGAGGGGAGTGTAAAAGTTTTAGGTTTTGATACTTTTCATGAAGCCAAAAAGGTTAGAGAGCATATAAATTTTGTTTTTGGTGGAGAGCGTAGCCTATACTGGCGACTAAGCGCAAGAGATAACCTAGCATATTTTGCTGATCTTTATAAAATTCCACGTAAAGCGCAAAATGAACTTATTGAAAATTTAATAAAACGTGTTGGTCTTAGTGAATTTATTGATAAAAAAGTAGAAACCTTCTCGAAAGGTATGAAACAAAGATTACAGATTGCACGTTCATTACTCAATAATCCGAAAATAATATTTTTAGATGAGCCTAGTATAGGTCTAGACCCAATAGGAGCAAAAGAACTTCGTGAACTTATTAAAGAATTAGCCAAAGATGGTGTAACTATATTATTAACAACTCATTATATGCCTGAAGCAGAAGAACTTTGCAATAGAATTGCAATAATAAAAAAAGGTGAACTGCTTGCCTTAGATGATGTGGTAGGATTACAAAATCTTGTTTCTTACGAACGAAAAGAAGAAATAAAAGCGAAAAAAATTCGTGAGCAAGAGGAGAAAAATAAACAAAACCTAGAAATAACTTTGGAAGATATTTATATAGAATTATTGGGGGAGAAATAATATGAGGGCTATTTTAATGAGTGCAAGGGTTCAGATGAAGCAATCGATAGCACGACCGATGTTTAGATTTTGTATTTTTATTGGTCCTATACTGAGTGGTATTTTGTTAGGTATGATATATCAAAATCGTAGTATCGAAGATTTTATGCTTTACGCCTTTATCGGAGCTGGGATATCTACATTTTGGGGAAGTATTTGTTTCTCATCAGCGAGTGACATGGATAGAGAAAAATGGATGGGAACAATGCCGATGATCTTCACTTCACCGATAGGTTTCGAAAATATTATTTTTGGGAAAATATTAGGTAATACATTTTGGGGAATGTTTAGTTTTTGTCTTAATATGTTAACTGTAAAAATTTTATTTAATATAAATATAGTATTTTCTAATTTTCTATATTTTATTTTAATTACACTGTTAATGATAATTTCTATGATAGCTGTCGGTTTTATGATGGCAGGTTTATTTACTCTATCAAGAAAAATAAGTGTACTTATGAATGTAATTGATTATCCAATAATAATGTTAACTGGAATGGTCTTTCCAATATCGATTTTTCCAAAATTTATTCAGTATTTTTCATATTTATTAAGTCCAACATGGGCTATGGAAGGATATAAATTAGCTGTTCAAGGTGGAAGTAATGAAGAATTGTTAAGAGTAGCATTGATTTTAGTTTCTATTACTACTATTTATTTTATAATTAGTATATTTTCATTTAAAAAAATAAAAAAACTTTGTGTAGTAAATGGAACATTGGAGGTGTTTTAATATGGAAAATATATCTAGATTTTTTAGAAGAATTAGATTTTCATATAAAATGGCTTCTGTACTTAGTGATTGGCGTACATTCTTTACTATTGATTTATTAATCCCATTAATGCAAATGATGTGTTATTCTTTGGTTGGATATTATGTTTATGGAGCAGAAAATATTGAAAAATGGGTTATAAGTAACGCGATAGTAACAAGTGCCTTTTCGGCAATTTATAGAGTAGGATTACAACTTGCAAGAGAGCGCGCTAGTGGAACGTTATCGTTAATGCTTGCAACAAAGACTAGTATTTCAGAAGTTTTATTATCGAGTGCGATTTCTACGATGCTTTTAAGTTTCATTTCAGTAGTTTTTGGGGTTAGTATTCTTAGTGTAACATTAGGATTAGTATGGACTGTTCAAAAAATTTTAGAATTTATTTTGGTTTTAATACTTGCGATTTTCACAGCAACTTGTTTTGGTTTTTTCTTCTCGTGTTTTATTCTGTTAACGACTGAAATTCATTTAGTTACTAACACAATAGATAAAGTACTTCTAATATTTACAGGAGCAAACTTTCCAGTTAGTAGCTTTCCACATCTAGTAGAGCAGTTTTGTTATATGTTGCCACTAACACGTTCTATATTATTAGCACAAAGATTACTAAGTGGTGAAAGTGTGATAAATAACTTATATCTAGTTAGAGGAGAGGTAATTTTAGCTTCTATATTTTTAATACTAGGAATAATAATGTTAAAAAATATGGAACGTGCAGCAATAAAAGGCGGAACGTTAGATATGCTGTAATTTCAATAAAGGAGATTTAGAGTTGGTATTCTAAATCTCTTTAACTATATAAATATTGTAAAATTCTTTTAGTATTATAATTTTGTATAAAGTATAATTTTCAAAATAAGGAATAAATATGAGTCTTGAAAATTATTTAAAGAATAAATTTTTAAAAAAGGTAAACAGCTGTATATTAAACAAAAAGAGAGAACTAAATATACAAATGAAAAACGGAGAAGTCATATCAATTTAGGACTTTTTTATATATTAAATTGGGAAAATTATTGTTGAATGAAATATGTAGATAATTGTTCATTTTATCAATGAAAAACATACTCATATTTTATTAATTAATAAATAGAATTTAAATGTTTTTATTTGTTAATAACATTTAAAACTGTTATAATAAAGGCGAAGAATTAGAAGGTGTTATTGTGAGTAGTTATATAACAGAATTCATTGTGAAGAATAAAAGAAGTCTATTCTTTATAATAATATTTTTTAATAAAAATTGTTTAGATTTAATAAATTAAGGTGAGAGAAATGACAAGAAAGAAATATATATATTTAGCAATAGTGATAGGGATTTCTATATTTATATCTTATTTTTTTATAAGTGATATACGTGAATGGGCTGTAATAACTAATGTATTTTTAGCTAGTTTTCTTATATATACATCGTATCTTTTATTTTATAAAAAGAGTTATAATTTATTAGCTGGTATGACGGAAGAAGAATTGAAAAAATCTGAAAGTGATATAGAAATAAGACTTAAGTATGAAAAAGGTGCGAAAATTATGGGGGTAATTTCTTTTATTGGAGGACTTTTTGTACTGTATATATTATACTCGTCTTTGAAATTATAATAATTTTTAAGTTGTTTATAGAATTACTAACGAAACAAGAACACATGGTCACAGCGTTTGATGAGAAACTGTTCAATATATTAGTTAAAAAAATGGTTATATATACGAAAGATAAAATAGAAGTCCACTTCAAAAATGGTCAGGTCATAGAAATATGATTTAGCTGTTTTTATGAATGGAATGAAACATTCATTTTATGATATAATATAAAAGATTGACAGAGATGAGAAATAATGAGGCTTGCCTAAATCGTTAAAAAGTGAGGCACGAAGTAGCGATAAACGAAAGATATCACTACGGAGTTAGTAAGGGAACTAGCTTGCTCACCAAATAGTGGTGAGTGTATGAGATTGAGATGATTTATCATCCAATCGAATTGTTCCGTTGCACCCCCTAAGAGGGTTTTACACCCTAGCAGTGACAACTAGCAATTAGCTTCATCACTAAGTGATTTGCTAATTCCAGTTGTTGTTGCATACATTGTACCTAAGTGTTTTACGACTGCTTCGCTTCATAAAACACAAACGTACAACGCATAGTGATAAAAAAAGGAGCTTTTGTATGATAAAATTAGTTGTTACAGATATTGATGATACGCTATTAAATAGTGATCGTGAGATTTCTAAAAAAAATAGAGAAGTAATTGAAGAGTGTAAGAAACAAGATATTAAAGTTATTTTAGCGTCAGGTAGACCTGATTTTGGAATGATGAGTATAGTAGAGGATTTACAACTTGATAGTTATGATAACTACTTACTTTCATTTAATGGAGCTAGAATCGCTAATCTTAAAACAAATGAAGTGATTTATGAGAAGTTCTTATCGCCTGAGAGAATTAAGTTCTTAATAGATGTTGCTTTGGAGAATGATTGTGATATTCTTACTTACCAAGGTGGGAAAGTTCTTACGAATCGTGACAATGAATACGCACGAATTGAGTCTGGTTTAGTAAGTGCAGAATTAGTAATTAGTGAGAACATGAAAGATGATATTAAAGAAGGTGCTGCTAAGGTAATAATTCTTAAACATCCTGATGAAGCTGTTGAGGTGAAAGATAAACTTGCACTTGAATTAGGTGATGACTATGAAGTAGCTATGTCTAAACCGTTCTTTATCGAGATTAATGATAAAGGTATTTCTAAAGGAGTATCTTTAGATTCATTATGTAAAAAACTTGGTTTAACAAATGAGAATGTAATGGCATTAGGTGATGGGCTTAATGATTTAAGCATGATTGAGTTCGCTGGTATGGGAGTTGCGGTTGATAATGCTAATACTACTTTAAAAGAAGCGGCGAATTTTATTTCTAAGTCGAATGATGAAGATGGTTTCGCTTATGCTATTGAAAAATTTGTTCTTGGTAAAGATGTGTAGATAGAAAGAGGTTCTGATGAAAGTAACTTTGATTTGTGTAGGTAAAGTTAAGGAGAAATTTTATAGGGATGCTATAAAAGAATATGAAAAACGTCTTGGAGCATATATTAAGTTATATACTATTGAAATTTCAGATGAAAAAGTAAAGGTAGAAAATGATTCAGAAATAGCTCTTGCGATGGAAAAAGAAGGGAATAACATATTATCAAAAATTAAAGATAATCAATATGTTATTACTTTAGAAATCTTAGGTAAGAATTTATCAAGTGAAGAATTTGCATCGAAAATTGATAATTTAATGCTTACAGGTAAGAGTGATGTTGCATTAGTAATTGGTGGAAGTTATGGTCTTTCTGATAGTGTGAAAAAACGTAGTAATTTTGCATTATCGTTTAGTAAAATGACGTTTCCACACCAGATGATGCGTGTTGTTTTACTTGAACAAGTGTATAGAGCTTATCGTATAATAACAGGAGCAAGTTATCATAAATAATATAATAGGTGCTGAACTGGAAATTTTATTTTTTACAAAGTTTATATAAAATATCATAGACGCAGTGGCCTATTGATATCTAAATTCGCTTTATAAAAGTTTTTTAGATATCTAATAAATAGCCTGTGCGGGGGTGACTCGACAAAATCGATTTTGATGTGTACCCAAAATTCTGGACACATATATATTTAGTTTAGACAAGTGGATGTTATCCTGTATTGTACAGGAGGCATCCATTTTGTTTTTGATTGAATTCTCTTGTTGTTGTAATAATTTATATATTCAGATACAGCTTTACTAAACTCTTCAAATGACATATAAACCTTTTCATAACCATAATATATCTCCGTCTTCATTCTTCCAAAAAGTGATTCCATGATACTATTATCATAACAATTTCCCTTTCTAGACATCGATTGAATGATTCCATGTTTTTTTAACTCACTTCTATAGTGTGAATGTTGATACTGCCACCCTTGATCAGAATGCATAATTAATCCTTCTGTATTTGGAAATTTATTAAATGCTTGTTCTAACATCCTTTTTATCTGATCTAAATTTGGATGTAAAGATAAATCATATGATATTATTTCATTTGTATGCATATCTAGAATCGCTGAAAAATAGCACTTTCCCCATAAAAAATTGAATTGTGATACATCTGTAGTCCATTTCTGTAAAGGAGCAGTCGTACTAAAATCTCGATTTATTATATTATTAGCGACTTTTCCTACTGTTCCCTTATATGAATGGTATCTTTCTTTAGGAGTTTTCCCTTTCAATCCTTCTTTATGCATAAGACTTTGTACTCGTTTATGATTTACTTTAAAACCT
This is a stretch of genomic DNA from Gemella haemolysans. It encodes these proteins:
- a CDS encoding ABC transporter permease, translating into MENISRFFRRIRFSYKMASVLSDWRTFFTIDLLIPLMQMMCYSLVGYYVYGAENIEKWVISNAIVTSAFSAIYRVGLQLARERASGTLSLMLATKTSISEVLLSSAISTMLLSFISVVFGVSILSVTLGLVWTVQKILEFILVLILAIFTATCFGFFFSCFILLTTEIHLVTNTIDKVLLIFTGANFPVSSFPHLVEQFCYMLPLTRSILLAQRLLSGESVINNLYLVRGEVILASIFLILGIIMLKNMERAAIKGGTLDML
- the rlmH gene encoding 23S rRNA (pseudouridine(1915)-N(3))-methyltransferase RlmH — its product is MKVTLICVGKVKEKFYRDAIKEYEKRLGAYIKLYTIEISDEKVKVENDSEIALAMEKEGNNILSKIKDNQYVITLEILGKNLSSEEFASKIDNLMLTGKSDVALVIGGSYGLSDSVKKRSNFALSFSKMTFPHQMMRVVLLEQVYRAYRIITGASYHK
- a CDS encoding ABC transporter permease, with the translated sequence MRAILMSARVQMKQSIARPMFRFCIFIGPILSGILLGMIYQNRSIEDFMLYAFIGAGISTFWGSICFSSASDMDREKWMGTMPMIFTSPIGFENIIFGKILGNTFWGMFSFCLNMLTVKILFNINIVFSNFLYFILITLLMIISMIAVGFMMAGLFTLSRKISVLMNVIDYPIIMLTGMVFPISIFPKFIQYFSYLLSPTWAMEGYKLAVQGGSNEELLRVALILVSITTIYFIISIFSFKKIKKLCVVNGTLEVF
- a CDS encoding Cof-type HAD-IIB family hydrolase — its product is MIKLVVTDIDDTLLNSDREISKKNREVIEECKKQDIKVILASGRPDFGMMSIVEDLQLDSYDNYLLSFNGARIANLKTNEVIYEKFLSPERIKFLIDVALENDCDILTYQGGKVLTNRDNEYARIESGLVSAELVISENMKDDIKEGAAKVIILKHPDEAVEVKDKLALELGDDYEVAMSKPFFIEINDKGISKGVSLDSLCKKLGLTNENVMALGDGLNDLSMIEFAGMGVAVDNANTTLKEAANFISKSNDEDGFAYAIEKFVLGKDV
- a CDS encoding IS3 family transposase, yielding MGCATQGEKAAIIKELRKKGYQLKCLLQEIGMAKSTYYYLVNKEEVGVEAIRNEPVLKEIKIIFTENKGLYGVRRVHNELINRGFKVNHKRVQSLMHKEGLKGKTPKERYHSYKGTVGKVANNIINRDFSTTAPLQKWTTDVSQFNFLWGKCYFSAILDMHTNEIISYDLSLHPNLDQIKRMLEQAFNKFPNTEGLIMHSDQGWQYQHSHYRSELKKHGIIQSMSRKGNCYDNSIMESLFGRMKTEIYYGYEKVYMSFEEFSKAVSEYINYYNNKRIQSKTKWMPPVQYRITSTCLN